TTTAACCATACACCGAGCAGATCCGCGGGTAGGGGCTCCCAGCGGAGTCTCCGCTCAGGATGCGGGTTTGCACAAGCCCCGCAGGGTGCCACCCACACGGTGCGACGCGCTCTGCTCATGCTGCGGCCAAACCCTTCCGCTGCCAAGCgcagccctgggggctggggaccGCGCCAAGCCGTGCGGCTGGTGGCCTCTGCTGCGCGGCTTGAACAGCGGGCAGGACCCGCCCTCCCGCCGGCCGGAGCCAGCGCGCCCCGGGGCAGGCACAGGGGGCGCCGCGGGCCCTGCCTGGGAAGCCGCAGGGGTCACACTCAGGTGCGTCTCGCCTACAAATCCCAGACACCTCCGCTCGCGGTCCCTTCGCCACCCCACGGCCGGGCTCTGCTCCCGCCCCAGCGGGGAGCGGCTGCCGAGCCGAGCGGCGCTCCCAGCCAGGTGCGGGGCATGGccgagccggagccggagccggagccgagCCGGGCGGCCCTGCTGGGCTTCCTGCGGGAGCATGGCGGGCAGGTGCGGAGCGCGGAGCTGCGGGGCCGCTTCAAGCCGCTGCTGGAGGCCGGCGAGCCCGGGGAGCGAGCCGCCCGCCGCGAGCGCTTCACGGCGCTGGTGAACAGCGTGGCCGTGGTGAAGGAGCTGGACGGGGCCAAGTTCGTGGTGCTGCGGAAGAAGCTCcgagcccaggctgggggggagccGGGCGAGGGAGCGCAGCCCCCCGAGGCGCCTCCGGAGGGCGCCGGGCAGAGCGGGGCAGGCGGGCAGGGGCCGCCTCCGCCCCGCGCCCCCGagccgccccctgccccgctgGCAGCCGCGGAGAGCCCGTCCCTGAAGCCTGTGGCCGAGCTGAGGGGGCTGTTCCAGAGCCAGGACGGGGAGACGCCTGGGGCCCCCCCGGGGATGGCCGGGGCCCCCAGGAGAGTGGCCCCCCAGAAGCCCTGCATGTTGCCAGTGCGCTGTCCGCAGCTGGCCGGAGGGGCTGAGGAGCTGccaaggcagcaggagcagcctGGGGACAGAGCCAGGCTGCAGGTGGGGACCCTGCTGGACCTCCCTGAGCCAGCCTCTCCCAGATCCCCGCACATGAAGAGGAGGCAGGTGGATGAGGCGGGTGCCAGGTCGCCCCACCTGCGAAGGGTGTCAAAGACTCAGAAGGTGAGCGAAGAAACTGGGTGCATTGCTGCCGTTCCCCTGGAGTCTCTGGAGCACGAATGGCTGGTGAAAGCCACTGCCGGCCAGTGGTCCCAGCGGCTTCATGGCCTCTTGCTGAGCGATGCCAATCTGGCAGGGAAAAGGGACTTCATGTCTGGGTTTACAGCTCTGCACTGGGCAGCTAAGAGTGGGAACTGTGACATGGTGGGGAAGGTCATTGAGGTGGCCAAGAAAGGTGGCACTGAAATTGATGTGAATGCCAAGTCCTATGGAGGTTACACGCCTCTCCACATCGCTGCCATACATGGCCAAGAAGAAGTCATTACCACATTGGTCAAGACTTACCATGTCAAGGTTCATCTGAGAGACTACAGTGGGAAAAAGCCACACCACTACTTAAAGGAAGGGTCCTCTTATGCAGTCAGGCATCTGCTGGGTGATCCTGACCTTCACAACAGTGTTGGACATGCCTTTCCAATCAAGAAAAATCCAAAAATTGGTGCCTCCATCTTGAGCTCCACCAGCACCTTCCTTGGAGTCTTATCTGAGGACATGCCCTTCTATGATCTAAGCAGGGGTCTGAAGAAGACTTCTTCCTTAAATAAGCTCCTTAATGCATCTGCAGTATCAAGGAAGAAGCCTAAGACTCGGGGGACTTTCCCGTCTTATTCTTCTCTTGTCGAAGCCGTGGaggaagagcaggaggaggaggccaCAGTGAAACACAGACCAGTTTCTGAGCTGTTCTTCAGTCACTAGTCTCTGTCTTCTTGAAAtcaaagtaatgcaaataatgTATAGAAGTtttcttgggcccagatcctcatggatatttaggctcctaactcccatagaaatgaatgagagttaggtgcctaaagagctttgaggatctaggccctGGTCTTCTTTCACAGAAGCAGTCTGTGtcttctacccccccccccaaggtgttTAACAGTCCACTGTATAGGGTCTGAATTCaaagctcattaaagtcaatggcagtctttccattgatttcaacaaagATTGATCAGGCCCATAGAAAATAAGATTCTCTTAAAAATGCCGTACCTACCTATGTACTGATGTGTTAATTTAATCCACAAAGACTCCCTAACTCTATGCCTAATGTCTGAAatagtgtgtaaaaaaaaaaaaaaaaaaaaaaaaaaaaaaaaaggcagcatggACAGGTTACAAGGCTTAACATACAATCTTCTTAATGTACAAATTCCTCcagtgagtttcagagtaacagccatgttagtctgtatttgcaaaaagaaaaggaggacttgtggcaccttagagactaaccaatttatctgagcataagctttcgtgagctacagctcacttcatcagatgcaccaGTGAGTTTGTAATTCTTTGAGGTGGAAAGTAGGACTAGGGTAAGGGATTGTTGCACATTTTAGTTACACCTTGATTTTAAGATAGATCAAACCTACTTTAAAATGGCTTTTTATCCTACAGGTTTAAATAACAAGGTACATAATAAGGAAGATGGATAATTCTGTATGACATTTCCAATTAATTTGGTAACAAATAGATAATGACAAggaaaatctgtttgttttttaaaagattatttagtgctctaactttttaaaaacaaacttctctGCTAGAAATGCTAACTAGCAACTATTCTAATTGTTGTCTAATGTATTTTACTATGTGTAGAATACAAAACCATTTATGCAATGAGAAAAAGCAACCCTAGCCAATTGAAACACTAACCTGTCTACCTCAATTTAAATGCTAGATTACCATTGTTGGCTTTAGTATTTTTTTAGAACTTTCTGACCACAAAACAAATGTTACCAACTAGCTATTTTGATAGTACTGTGAACTTTTAAGTGTGATGGTAATTTAACAAATGAACCTTTAAAAGAATctaagacttttaaaatgtatgataGTGGGACATTCAGGTGAAAAACTAACTACAGGGAAATTTTCCTCAGACTATAGATTTTTATATATGGATAGCCAACTGGAAATACAAGTTTAGGTGACTATTTTTGTGTTGCTTGTCCTATAAATGTTAAGTGTTGTGTTTGACCCAATTACAATAAAGAGTTATAAAACCAAGGTTTAATGATGTTAGGTATTTCATAACAAAATGCCTGCATGACCTCTACTAAAACAATGTATATCTGAACGGTGTGAATCAATGACctaaaccatttttttcccttgTGCCTCTTCCTTCTGTCTGGATGTTCACACAGTTCAACATATAATTCCAAAGAGCATGTGAATTTTGTGTTTAGTGCCATGTGATATTTCCAATGAGTGTAATAAAGTTGGTTAAAGTAAAACTAACCTAAATAAAATTTCTTAATGTGTCTGGTTCTGTGTATACAATCATGCATTTTGACTTAGTTTCAAAGTTTATGGAGAACCTAAAGGGACCAGTTAGTCCCCTCTGTTAAGTCCCTTTGATGATTTGTATTTATGTAGTACTTTTTCCTCAGCAGATCTCAAGGCTCTTTACTACAGTAGGTAGATATTATCCTATATTCTAAATGGAGGGGCAGATATTCAGGTGTAAATGGGCTTAGGTCCATTTACTTTGGAGTGATGTGGAGTCATACCAGCTGCGGAGCTGGCCCAGTGTAACAAGCACAGTGAGGTCAgctgacttgcctaaggtcagaGAGAGTTAAGGGGCAGAGttaggaacagaatccagatctgaCTCCTGTGACCAGTCCACTGGACCACaataattttctctttaaaagtGGAAGCTATTTAAAAACCAGCATACAGTTCAACCATAGGAGGACAAAGCTGATAGTATAATTATGTTTGCTCTGCTTGTTAAATCCCCATTAGGTGGTCAAGTTTCTGCAGTGCCACACTACTTGCACGCTCTGAAATTCTTTGCAAGTCAGTAAGTTTttggaatgttttgatttcagtCTTGAATTAAACCCAAGACTTCCTCTGTCTGTCTGCATAACAACAGGCTTTGTTGAAACATTCCACAAGCTATACTGCACTACTAGTGCCGACTGGAAAAGGCATCTTACTCTCCTCCCCACCTTCTTTTGTTCCCCTCGTTAAAAATACTACATGGAGTGTGCCACATTCATGCCAAGTGGAACTCTTTATTCCAGGGACAACTTTGGTTTGGTTTATCTCAGAAGATAATGGATTGTTTTGCATGGGCCCTGCTCATATATTGAGCTAATCAAGCGGGTAAGCAAATGTTAATGACCAAGTGCCTCATGACTTCTATGTTTGGCATTGGtagagtaaaaaaaataaaataaaaaaaatagcccATGGGTTCTGTAGCTGATGGTGTCAACATGATCAATATGATAGATACAGTGCAAATGCAAATCAAGCCCTCATTGCTCCAGAAGAAAAACCCATGCAATGAATACAGCATAACCCTATATGAATTTCTTAAGATTTCCTTATAGACCACCTGACAGTAAACACCTCGTTCTGTTCCTTCAGCCCAAATGGGCACACTGCAAAGCCTGAGATATTGCAGCCATGTTGCAAAGGAAAGGCACGTTAGCTAGTAAAAATATGCAGTAGCTACATGCATGAAAACTATCACTTGAGTGACTCAGCCCTTTATCATTCTGAGGCTAAGTGATAAAATATGGGTATGCTCAATCCATGTTCATATTTTATATTGGAATCTTTTATACTGTTTTTGAGAAAGTGTCCTTTCCTGTTTTCCTGCAGATAAAAAGCATACTTGCAGTAAGAGTTTCTTAGAACAACAAACTGTGGCTATATCTTCaatgaaaaaaagggaaaagcgTGTATGTGTTTTTTACATCAACATAGCTGTCTTGATGTAAAATCCAAGTGGAGACAAAGCACCCCACATGGAGGCTATAGAGTTGTCCTTGACTATCTACATCTAGGTAAAAGCTACCTGTGCCTTGTGTAGGATTTTACATTGAATTAGCTAGTTCAGTGTAAAAAACATGCTttatttttgcagtgaagacaaagcctctgTGTCATTATTATAATTCATTTGGACCATGCTCAAGGGTGTGTTAAGCACCTTGCAAAACAAACAgggaagagtttgcaatctataAAATAGATGGGTGCGGGCAGGCCAGAATTCCATCAACAAGTTTATATGGTGATTCAGTTAGTTCATGCCTACCTTCTTAGTAAACAAATTTTTTAAACCCTAGATATTAATTACCCAGGCACTAGTTAGTGTTCCCAATACCATGTGACTTCCACAAGTACAAACAGTATTCCGAGGTATTAAGAATGAACCCATTGTAATTTTATGGAAATGAATTCTAGTGAACTATAACTTGAATTCAAACCAATGGCTCTATTGTTCTGCATTTCTTCTTCATGTGCTACAGTTGTGATTGTAAAGGAGACACAGTATTTAATTCCCAACAAATCAGAAAGGCACATTTCTTGGCAATGATCAAGGTTATATCAGTTTTATTCTTCTATTTGGGGACAAAATCTTGCCCTTTGAAGTTACAAGCAGATGGATTTTATAGCTCTCCATTATTTCAAATTACTCTGGGGTCAAATCTAACAAGCCCTATTTAGGCAAAATCCTCACTGAACTCAATAGGAATTTCACCTGAATGAATGACTGCAAGATTTGGTCCTTGATGCTTTAATAAATACATCATAATACAGCACATACTACACAATAAGGGAAGGCAGGTAGCTGGCTATCCCCTAGTATCTGATG
Above is a genomic segment from Natator depressus isolate rNatDep1 chromosome 8, rNatDep2.hap1, whole genome shotgun sequence containing:
- the SOWAHA gene encoding LOW QUALITY PROTEIN: ankyrin repeat domain-containing protein SOWAHA (The sequence of the model RefSeq protein was modified relative to this genomic sequence to represent the inferred CDS: inserted 4 bases in 2 codons; deleted 1 base in 1 codon; substituted 1 base at 1 genomic stop codon) — protein: MGGRTGVTRLNSLLSVKLLILGTGCXLAAVRRCPETKVMGAFNHTPSRSAGRGSQRSLRSGCGLHKPRRVPPTRCDALCSCCGQTLPLPSAALGAGDRAKPCGWWPLLRGLNSGQDPXPPAGRSQRAPGQAQGAPRALPGKPQGSHSGASRLQIPDTSARGPFATPRPGSAPAPAGSGCRAERRSQXQVRGMAEPEPEPEPSRAALLGFLREHGGQVRSAELRGRFKPLLEAGEPGERAARRERFTALVNSVAVVKELDGAKFVVLRKKLRAQAGGEPGEGAQPPEAPPEGAGQSGAGGQGPPPPRAPEPPPAPLAAAESPSLKPVAELRGLFQSQDGETPGAPPGMAGAPRRVAPQKPCMLPVRCPQLAGGAEELPRQQEQPGDRARLQVGTLLDLPEPASPRSPHMKRRQVDEAGARSPHLRRVSKTQKVSEETGCIAAVPLESLEHEWLVKATAGQWSQRLHGLLLSDANLAGKRDFMSGFTALHWAAKSGNCDMVGKVIEVAKKGGTEIDVNAKSYGGYTPLHIAAIHGQEEVITTLVKTYHVKVHLRDYSGKKPHHYLKEGSSYAVRHLLGDPDLHNSVGHAFPIKKNPKIGASILSSTSTFLGVLSEDMPFYDLSRGLKKTSSLNKLLNASAVSRKKPKTRGTFPSYSSLVEAVEEEQEEEATVKHRPVSELFFSH